A genomic region of Nerophis lumbriciformis linkage group LG28, RoL_Nlum_v2.1, whole genome shotgun sequence contains the following coding sequences:
- the LOC133570709 gene encoding Kruppel-like factor 1 yields MSPTLSLALGSPRQETSATRGSSSAKSTHLPGGGEELPEKPNSRHYDHGADLPTTRTNLPFTGRVAAPDPGVEFVELVVFVWNSDGGSPPLGPEQLQLSQQMTDGLIDDDSQACWDIELFLSEWCSTSPELSPSLDHNVEMLQQQLDPDIVYQAGGMLKDRADQDQTDGCPMAEFILPTAQQEVYHQYYNNAPVGRTNVDPFGFSQERPIPPWEQNPYYPPQHPPLVPFHDVRLVPIQAATSDPRHYSYPLHFNHNASLFCDYTRSQPHQQRVGPQPPPGGAQVKRGRRSTGKKTAAIHGCDYPGCRKTYTKSSHLKAHQCSWEGCSWKFARSDELTRHYRTGQSINQCLFI; encoded by the exons ATGTCTCCAACTCTGTCACTGGCACTCGGCTCGCCGCGTCAAGAGACGTCAGCAACACGGGGGAGCAGCTCAGCTAAGTCCACTCATCTGCCAGGCGGCGGAGAGGAGTTACCCGAGAAGCCGAACAGCCGCCATTACGACCACGGCGCCGACTTACCGACGACCCGGACCAACTTACCTTTCACAGGCCGCGTAGCTGCTCCCGATCCCGGCGTGGAGTTTGTCGAATTGGTCGTGTTT GTGTGGAATTCCGATGGCGGCTCGCCTCCTCTGGGCCCTGAGCAACTGCAACTCTCCCAGCAGATGACTGACGGGCTCATAGATGACGACAGTCAGGCATGCTGGGATATTGAGTTGTTCCTGTCCGAGTGGTGCAGCACATCGCCTGAACTCAGTCCCTCCCTGGACCACAATGTTGAGATGTTGCAACAACAGCTGGACCCGGACATAGTGTACCAGGCTGGAGGCATGCTTAAAGACCGAGCGGATCAGGATCAGACGGATGGGTGTCCGATGGCTGAGTTCATACTTCCGACGGCCCAACAGGAAGTGTACCACCAATATTACAATAACGCCCCGGTAGGGCGGACGAATGTAGACCCGTTTGGTTTCTCCCAGGAGAGACCCATCCCACCGTGGGAGCAGAACCCGTATTACCCCCCTCAGCATCCTCCTTTGGTGCCTTTCCATGATGTCCGATTGGTACCGATCCAAGCTGCAACCTCTGACCCTCGACACTACAGCTACCCGCTTCACTTCAACCACAACGCCAGCCTTTTCTGTGACTACACCCGCAGCCAGCCTCATCAACAAAGGGTCGGACCGCAGCCGCCCCCCGGTGGGGCGCAGGTGAAGCGCGGGCGACGGTCGACGGGGAAAAAGACGGCAGCCATCCACGGCTGTGACTACCCCGGATGCAGAAAGACCTACACGAAGAGCTCCCACCTCAAGGCTCACCAGTGTTCATGGGAAGGCTGCAGCTGGAAGTTTGCCCGTTCTGATGAGTTGACCCGTCACTACCGCacgggtcaatcaatcaatcaatgtttatttatatag